In Solidesulfovibrio carbinoliphilus subsp. oakridgensis, the sequence CACCAACGGCGAGCACCCGGGCTACAACCAGAAGTGGCGGGCTCCCCTGCGAAACGCCCTGAACCTTCTCAAGTCCCGCCTGGACGCCCACTTTTTCGCCGCCGGCCAGCCGCTCTTCAAGGATCCGCACGAGGCGCTGGTCGCCTACGGCCAGGTCCTGGCCGGCAGCCTCGACCCGGAAGTCTACGCCGAAAAGCGGTTCGCCAAGGGGCTGTCCACGGCCAAACGCGGCGCGGCCTGGAAGCTTCTGTCCATGGAGGCCTGGGGTCTGGCCTCCTTTGCCAGTTGCGCCTGGTTTTTCGACGAGATTTCACGCCTGGAGCCGGTCAACGCCCTCACCTTCGCCCTGCGGGCCATGGAACTGGCCCGGGCCACGGGCATGGCCGACCCCGAGCCCGAGGTGACGGCCCTCCTGGCCGAGGCCCGCTCCAACGACCCGGCCATGGGCACCGGCCGCGACATCTGGGACACCATGGTCCGCCCGCGCCGCGAGACGCCAAAAACGCTTGTCACCCAGGCCTTCATGACCCTGGCCCTGGAGGAGCGCCTGCCCGCCGCCGGGGCCTCGGCCGTGGCCGACTGGCCCGGCGTGGCCGTGACCGTGGCCCTGGACGCCGCCGAGGGCGAGGTCCGCCCCGGCACCGTCTCCATCCGCTACACCCTGGAAACGGCCACCGAAGACTTCGCCGTCACCTACCGGCCGGCCAGGACCGCCGACCCCTTCGACGCCTGCGCCACCATGATCCCGGCTGCCGGCGGAGCCGAGGAAGGCCTCTGCTTCCGGGACGTGGGCCTGCCCGTCAACAAGCGCCAGTCCCTGGCCGACGCCTTCGCCCGCCACGCCGAGGACGTCTTTTTCGAGGACGTCCTGGCCCGGGCCGCCACCGGCCGCAAACTGGTCACCGAACTGCAGGAAGCCCAGCACACCCTGAACCTGGCCCCGCTCTGGCTCCATCTCTGGCCCGGCCTCATCTGGCAGGACGTCTTCGACCTGCCGCTGCCGGAAAAACGGGCCGCGCTCCTGCGCCTCTTTCTCATGGACGCCGGCCGCGATTCCCCGGTCAAGGCCGCCCTCGAAGCCCGGCTCGCCGCCGAGACCGCCCGCCTCATCAGCCGGCCGGACCCGGACGCGCCAAAGCTCACCCGGCTCGTCGCCCGGGCCGCGGACCTGGACCTGCACCCCGACTGGTGGGCCGCCCAGAACGCCCTGTGGGAACGCCGGCCGTTCTCCGGCAAGATGGCGGACTTGGCGAGAGCCTTGGGATTTGCGGTGTAGGAGAGGAGAAGAAGGAAGATGCCTCCGGCGGCCGGGGGGGATCATCCCGGTATGAACCGGGTACATGATTGACAGAACGGACCGGGTACATGGTTGACACTTTTGGGCAGAGGAGGAAGCTCCAATGCCCTGGAAAAAGGTCAATCCGATGGAAGAACGCGCCCGGTTCATTGTGGAGTTGTCGCAGCGACGGGAATCATTTGCAGCCTTGTGCCGCAAGTATGGGATCAGTCGCGAAACGGGTTACAAGTGGCTGCGCCGCTATCAGGCAGGGGAAGGGCTTGGG encodes:
- a CDS encoding DUF3536 domain-containing protein, whose amino-acid sequence is MERALCIHGHFYQPPREDPWLGRILPEGSAAPSRHWNERICRESYAPLARARRLDGSGRIVELLNCYEWMSFNAGPTLLSWMARSAPDTYARLLEADRKSQKRLGHGNALGQVYHHVIMPLASDLDKELEVAWAVDDFTARFGRAPEGMWLAETAVDTPSLEALAAAGLRFTVLAPSQAVAVSRDGTDWQGVDAGSLDIRRPYNVILPSGRPMAVFFYHGPLSQAVAFDRLLADGEQFFNRLSGAAAAFDGGLLSLATDGETYGHHFKFGEMALAYALDQARSGRDGLTLTNYAAYLADNPPTHSVRIREASAWSCAHGVERWRSDCGCTNGEHPGYNQKWRAPLRNALNLLKSRLDAHFFAAGQPLFKDPHEALVAYGQVLAGSLDPEVYAEKRFAKGLSTAKRGAAWKLLSMEAWGLASFASCAWFFDEISRLEPVNALTFALRAMELARATGMADPEPEVTALLAEARSNDPAMGTGRDIWDTMVRPRRETPKTLVTQAFMTLALEERLPAAGASAVADWPGVAVTVALDAAEGEVRPGTVSIRYTLETATEDFAVTYRPARTADPFDACATMIPAAGGAEEGLCFRDVGLPVNKRQSLADAFARHAEDVFFEDVLARAATGRKLVTELQEAQHTLNLAPLWLHLWPGLIWQDVFDLPLPEKRAALLRLFLMDAGRDSPVKAALEARLAAETARLISRPDPDAPKLTRLVARAADLDLHPDWWAAQNALWERRPFSGKMADLARALGFAV